In Thermococcus sp., one DNA window encodes the following:
- the ndk gene encoding nucleoside-diphosphate kinase: protein MAERNIERTLVILKPDAVVRGLMGEIISRFEKRGLKIVGMKMIWITRELAEKHYEEHRGKPFFEPLIDYITKAPSVVMVVEGRYAISVVRKMCGATDPKDAEPGSIRGDYGLDIGDSIYNIIHASDSPESAEREINLYFKPGELYRYCKAADWFYHTHARAKREYLDTMDCLER, encoded by the coding sequence ATGGCCGAGAGGAATATAGAGAGAACCCTCGTTATCCTGAAGCCCGACGCAGTTGTTCGCGGGCTGATGGGCGAAATAATCTCCCGCTTTGAGAAAAGGGGTCTCAAAATCGTCGGGATGAAGATGATATGGATCACCCGTGAGCTGGCCGAGAAGCACTACGAGGAGCACAGGGGAAAACCCTTCTTCGAGCCCCTCATCGACTACATCACCAAGGCCCCAAGCGTCGTCATGGTGGTTGAGGGACGATACGCCATAAGCGTCGTCAGGAAAATGTGCGGCGCCACCGACCCGAAGGACGCAGAGCCAGGGAGCATAAGGGGCGACTATGGACTTGACATTGGCGATTCGATTTACAATATAATCCACGCCTCGGACAGTCCGGAGAGCGCCGAGAGGGAGATAAACCTCTACTTCAAGCCCGGGGAGCTCTACAGGTACTGCAAAGCGGCCGACTGGTTCTATCACACCCATGCGAGGGCCAAGAGGGAATATCT